One Drosophila teissieri strain GT53w chromosome X, Prin_Dtei_1.1, whole genome shotgun sequence genomic window, TGAACTCGAGGGCTGCAACTTGCCgcaaaaatttgaaatgttGATAAAAGGTAATggcaaaatttaaattgcaatccAGGTACTTCCTAGGCATAACTATCGATAATATCAACTTCGACTTATCGAGTAGATACATGCcataacaattaaaaacaatttttactCATATTTGCTTTATCAGCTAGACATATCTTTTTCTATCAATTTTTCTATGGGGCAGTTTTCTAGAGCATATAGTAATTCAAACTGGTAAAGGGGGTAAATGTATCAGTTATATAAGCGTATTTTAAGCTTAAGAATGTTTCCAAACTCCATTTACACCCAATTCTACCaagcaaacaattaataatAGTAGTTAAGGTTTTTATGCTGAAGAAGTTCTAAtaaaggttaaaaataaataactaagaTGGAATAACCATATTATGTTGCTCTGACTTAATAGTTTTTGGCTCTAAGGTATGAAGAATGCGATCAATTCCCTTATTTTCATTATGAGAAGCACGTAACTGAAGCTGTAGCACCTGAAAAGAAACCACATGGCTTGCTGCTTTGGCAAAGTTCTCTATTGCCTTGATTTTGGTCATGAACTTGGCATTATATCCAGCTAAAGGGATATAAGGAACTCCGGTCCAGGTTATATTATACACAGAGTGTGGGTTTTATCTTAACAGATCGATTTACTGTCGCTATTGTTTTATCACTGTACCGCTTTACATAGTATATAGTAGATCGTAAACAAAAtcgttattaaaattattatgtatcAATCATTTTATTTCGCGTTACTTTTGTGAACATTCATCGTCGTTGGTTGTCTCTGAATGAATGTAGCAGCGTGTTCTCgcccttttttgttgtttgtacaCAAAATACATAGTTGGATGCATGGTCGGTGAAATAAAACGTCAATCTACATATCAAACTCctcagcagcacacacacggACTCTCTTCGATGTCAACTCGAGTGCCTCTAGAAGAAGAAGCCGAGGATCTTGCCTCCCAAATGTTTTCTCCTGGCCTCCTCGTGGTCCATGATGCCGCCAGAGGTGGTGAGCACAACGTAGCCAAACTGACGGGAGGGCAGCAGATTGTTGGTCCACTTCTCGATGTCGTTGATGGGCACATCGAAGCGGGGCGAGATGACGCCGCACTTGTTCAGGCGACCAGTTAGGTTGACAACGATCTTGCCGGAACGGTGATCGTCGACGATCTCGAATTCACCAATGTAGCCATGCTTCATCATCACGGTCAGGAACTTGATGATCACCTTGGAGCAGGGACGCAGCAGCACCTGGCGCTTGCCACGCTTCTCGGCGTTGTTGATGCACTTCAGGGCATCGGCCAATACGTTCATACGCACCATGGCTGCAAAAGTGATTGTGGGAACACAATTAGTCGTGGGCTTTACAAGTTCGAAATGCACAGAACCAAATAGAATGGGTAGGGAGTATAGTCGAGAGTGCCGACTTGGGCATAACAGCTATAAACATTTCAAACACAAAACCTAGCAAAACGTGTGTTAATGATCTTCAGAGCTGACTATCAAAGCTATCTTACTAAATTACATACGAAAACAACTATACAAGTTTTACCTATATCCATATCCTATATTAAGTTGGCAAACAATGCTGAATccttatttaaagaaaaagtaaCTTGTACGGCTCTTGCAACTATACAAACTATTACAACACAAAAGTTTGACAGCTTACGCTAAACATACTAACTTATGGAGCCCTTAAAAAGGTCGTATCACATATAATACCATTTTAGCATTATAAATACCACAAAAACTATCAAATACAGGTGGCTATCCTAATTTTTTTGGGCAGGAGGCGTGGCTCTCTCCCCGAAATTTACGCGGACAGACGAAACGTTTTTTAATGCTGATTATGATTTTAAACAGATTATGGCTTTACTTTTTAACTCAGCGAGTAACGGATTATTGAACAagaagcagaaacagcaaGTAAAACACGTGCGAAATGccaggagaaaaaaaaatgttactGTCTGTGTTTCTgcggttgtgtgtgtgcgtgcaagTGGCTGTAAACAACAACTATTTCGGGTAAGTTTTCCCATCGAAGTGTGTgaaaattagtttaatttagCCGGTTTTCGGTGCTGCATtcgattcaattaaatttccgactttttgccacacttttaagccactcacacacacacacatgcaccaCAACACTGTGCAACACACTTGGGCCAAATTTCTCACTTCATATTCTTTTgcacattaaaaaaattataaccaaaaaaaaagtatgtatataaatacatgCCGCATTTAGCGAGGCATTTCATGCATTGTTTACACGGTAAACTGCTCAACTTTGGCACTTTGGCGcacagtaaaaaaaatttgtaataaaaaaaaagagttggGTGGATTTGCACATGTTTCGGCCGGCGATCGCCGCCAATCTAATCTGGCTGCATTTTCGCGCTGAAAACGGGTCCAATGGAAGCGGCATTTACCTGGGATTGGTTTGCAAACACTGTTTTACACGACCGCTGCAAATAGAGGAAATAAAATTGGTTTAAGTACAAATTCGGTGAACAAAACCGCGGAGAACACGCACTCACGCAAAcgtgaaaagggaaaagaaaGGGAAACGGAAGGAAAAAGACGCAGAACAGTGTGGCCGGTCGTGCCGAAATTGGCTTGGCTCGAAGTGCCTATCGATAGTTAGCCGGACGCAGGCCACGGCTGGAGACTTGGCTAAAATGGCAGTTGACCATGGTTAAATaaacgtttaattaaaataatcattttataaattttaacgTTTTCATATTatatgcataattaaatatttcgtcATATTTAAATGCGTATTTTACATCTTCAAGGTAGCAGTAACATAATTTCAATGTGTGGATAAAAGCCATAGCTTTGGgaacaaaaacgaaattaaaacaatgaTTAATCAATTTTAACACAATAATTGCAAGCTAAGTagaaataaagtttttaattgaaataaaaagttttattttactaTCCGTGTTTCAAACTATTATCCAAAAACTATCGACGTGGTAACTATCGATTTATAATGAAACTGTTCTTTCAGCCGGCACAGCGTTGCTTGCTGCAGTGTTGCCGCATACATGTGGCATTTCTGTGGCCGCAGCAAACGGTCATACTAagaattcataaataaacaaacatgtCCAAACAGTAAGTAATTTGTTCATAATAAGCAATTTGCGCAGTTCTTAATGACTGTTTTGACACCACGCAGATATGGCCTTATTATACCCGGCCAGCAGAAGAAGGCACCGCCAAAACGGCCCGAAAGGCCCTCGATTTTCGACGAGAGCTCCGAGTCCGAGAGCGATGATGACCAAAATGCCCCGCAATTGAAGCCGAAAACCAGCGGCATGTCCTTGGGTCCCAGTCTAATGGAGCGCCGCGTGGCCCGGCGGCAGCAGGAGAAGGCCCTGGCCGAGGACCCAACCATATTCCAGTACGACGAGCTGTACGACGACATGGACAGCAAACGCGAGGAGGCCAAGCAGACGAAGAGCCAGGAGCCGCGGAAACCCAAGTACATTGGACGGCTGATGGAGCACGCCGAGCGCaggaagctggagaaggagctgCGCATCGAACGGCAGGTGCAGAAGGATCGCGAGGCCGAGGGCGAGATGTACAAGGACAAGGAGACCTTTGTGACTGCCGCCTATCGCAAGAAACTGGAGTCCATACGCCAgatgcaggagcaggagcagcgggatGAGTACCTCGAGGCCATTGGCGATGTCACCAAGCAGAAGGATCTGGACGGCTTCTATCGCCATCTCTACGAACAGAAGATGGGCGGTCCCGACCAGCCGGATGTCGTCAAGCCCAAGACGGCGCCCACCACTGACGAGGTGGCGTACAAACCCATCAAGGCAGAGGCTGCCAAGCACAGAAGCTATCGACGACGTCGCTCCTccgaggaggaagaggagcagACCAAGGGCAAGTCAGGCCAAGGCGCGGAGCCCGCGAAGTCAACGGATCAGGCGGAAAGCAAGCCAGCACAGGCACATTTGACCAACAACATAGATGCCGATTCCGATTTTAGCATAGACGACTCCAGCGATGAGGAAGAGGAGAAGGGGCATAAGAAGGAAAAGGAGGATAAGGAAAAGGAGAAGCTGTCCCAGGACAAAAAGGAGGATAAGGACAAGGCACCGGAAAGTACTGAGACCGCTAAAGCGAAAGAACCCGAGGCCTCGCAAGAATCCCCCtccaaaaaagaagaaaattcCAATGGCGACGTGGACGAGAAGGATCTACCCGTGCCGACAGTCACCAAACCTCCTGTCGACCGCACACTCATCTGGCGCAAAAGGACCGTGGGCGAGGTCTTCGAGGCAGCCGTGGCACGCTATCAGGAGCGCAAGCGAGCGCGCCAGGGGTAAAATGCATCCAATTAAAGTTCGAGTAGATGGAAAAACAAACCAGTGATTTCTGTATTGTCTCCTTATTATGCTAATTTCAATTTGTCCCATgctcataaattatttatgtgtaCGCCAACGCTCTTAGCAGACCCTTTTcggtgcaaatattttgcataagtTGCAACAGGGTCCGTCCCCAGACCGTTTGCACTTTTCATCTAAAACAGAGGAGGAGCAGAAAAGGAGGAGAAAAAAATGGGTAAGAAGTACAAGGCATGACGGATGGAACCGCAGGAAAAGTTGGGGGGGGAAAGCActggaggaggatgaggaagtgcCTGAAGGAGAAGAACGCGAAgatattccatttattttgtatgACGACGACACGACGACAAGTAGGAGAGCCAAAAAAATAACTAGGGCTAGCTTAGAAGACCGAAACTGCAGATACCCTTAAAGGATACTAACTATTAACAGATTGTTACTTGATAACAAGCTATGTTCAAGATTTCCCTAATACCTCACAGATTATGATGAgagtatatacaaatatagaTACAATTCAGCAGTAAGTTCGTTATCATATTAGGGCTATAATGGCATATTGATCCAAACATACCTGACCAAATCGAACAGTTCCAGTGCTACAATGTGAGTAAGACGCTGTGCTGGGGGCAAAGATTCATCCCTATTGATTTTATAGTACCGAACAAATCCGCGTTGAGGCAGACAGCTTATGCAGAAATGACTTTTTAGGTTCACAAATATCTCGTTCA contains:
- the LOC122623391 gene encoding 40S ribosomal protein S15Aa is translated as MVRMNVLADALKCINNAEKRGKRQVLLRPCSKVIIKFLTVMMKHGYIGEFEIVDDHRSGKIVVNLTGRLNKCGVISPRFDVPINDIEKWTNNLLPSRQFGYVVLTTSGGIMDHEEARRKHLGGKILGFFF
- the LOC122624178 gene encoding nuclear speckle splicing regulatory protein 1 translates to MSKQYGLIIPGQQKKAPPKRPERPSIFDESSESESDDDQNAPQLKPKTSGMSLGPSLMERRVARRQQEKALAEDPTIFQYDELYDDMDSKREEAKQTKSQEPRKPKYIGRLMEHAERRKLEKELRIERQVQKDREAEGEMYKDKETFVTAAYRKKLESIRQMQEQEQRDEYLEAIGDVTKQKDLDGFYRHLYEQKMGGPDQPDVVKPKTAPTTDEVAYKPIKAEAAKHRSYRRRRSSEEEEEQTKGKSGQGAEPAKSTDQAESKPAQAHLTNNIDADSDFSIDDSSDEEEEKGHKKEKEDKEKEKLSQDKKEDKDKAPESTETAKAKEPEASQESPSKKEENSNGDVDEKDLPVPTVTKPPVDRTLIWRKRTVGEVFEAAVARYQERKRARQG